Proteins co-encoded in one Penaeus chinensis breed Huanghai No. 1 unplaced genomic scaffold, ASM1920278v2 CTG_7465, whole genome shotgun sequence genomic window:
- the LOC125024856 gene encoding gastrula zinc finger protein XlCGF8.2DB-like — MSILADWMPLAPLTDEEMYGTGVSIKEELSEDISEDTCIEIKEEPFDYADKEIDEENDEKVKHKCLYFHNLDELRHESNAKNTCKLVQDRNGMLLRAPFVVENCLKKNSSDGDQAMHKESLKQDTQPKAEAKLKSFVCEICSKAFSEKRSLVKHMRVHTKEKPYGCEFCNKAFSQRNHLVRHVRVHTKEKPFNCEVCSKAFSEKDSLVNHMRVHTKEKPFRCETCSKAFSVKSNLVNHMRVHTKEKPFRCETCSKAFSHKSTLVNHMRVHTKEKPFSCEFCSKTFSEKSSLARHMRVHTNEKSFSCEICRKAFSQKRTLVNHVSVHTKEKPFICEICSKTFSRKGSLARHMRIHTKEKLYSCNICRKSFSEKGTLANHMRVHSREKPFS; from the coding sequence ATGAGTATCCTCGCCGACTGGATGCCTTTGGCCCCACTCACAGACGAGGAAATGTATGGCACAGGAGTCAGTATAAAAGAAGAGCTCAGCGAAGATATTTCCGAGGATACTTGTATTGAAATTAAAGAAGAACCTTTCGATTatgcagataaagagatagatgaggaGAACGACGAGAAAGTGAAACATAAATGTCTCTACTTTCATAATCTCGATGAACTAAGACATGAATCAAATGCAAAGAACACGTGTAAGTTGGTTCAGGATCGTAATGGCATGTTGTTAAGAGCGCCATTTGTGGTTGAGAATTGTCTGAAGAAGAATTCATCAGATGGGGATCAAGCGATGCATAAGGAAAGTCTTAAGCAGGATACACAACCAAAAGCGGAAGCCAAATTGAAAAGTTTTGTATGTGAAATTTGCAGCAAGGCCTTCTCTGAGAAAAGAAGTCTAGTAaagcacatgagagtacatacaaaggagaagccatatgGATGTGAGTTCTGCAACAAGGCATTCTCACAAAGAAATCATCTAGTTAGACAtgtgagagtacatacaaaggagaagccattcaaCTGTGAGGTTTGCAGCAAGGCCTTTTCTGAAAAAGATAGTCTAGTGAatcacatgagagtacatacaaaggagaagccgttCAGATGTGAGACTTGCAGCAAAGCCTTCTCTGTGAAAAGTAATCTAGTAAatcacatgagagtacatacaaaggagaagccgttCAGATGTGAGACTTGCAGCAAGGCCTTCTCTCATAAAAGTACTCTAGTAAATCACATGAGAgtgcatacaaaggagaagccattcagctgtgAGTTTTGCAGCAAGACCTTCTCTGAGAAAAGTAGTCTAGCAaggcacatgagagtacatacaaatgAGAAATCcttcagctgtgagatttgcaggAAGGCCTTCTCTCAGAAAAGGACTCTAGTAAATCACGTGAGCGTACACACAAAAGAGAAGCCCTTCATCTGTGAAATTTGCAGCAAGACCTTCTCTCGGAAAGGCAGTCTAGCAAGGCACATGAgaatacatacaaaggagaagctaTACAGCTGTAATATTTGCAGGAAGAGCTTCTCTGAGAAAGGTACTCTAGCAAATCATATGAGAGTACATTCACGGGAGAAGCCATTCAGCTAG
- the LOC125024857 gene encoding LOW QUALITY PROTEIN: zinc finger protein 436-like (The sequence of the model RefSeq protein was modified relative to this genomic sequence to represent the inferred CDS: substituted 1 base at 1 genomic stop codon), with translation MHFAPPMDDEIFSTGVSIKEELSEDVTEETFLDVKEEPFDYGDENSGNKCSSHGDQAMHKKSLNQNTLLKAEVTLKRFVCEVCGKKFSRKSHINTHMKVHTKEKPYSSRHMIVHTKKKPHICEICNKNFSYKSSLVIHMRIHTNEKQYSCEICSEAFSYKSGLANHMRVHTNKHYSCEICNMAFSWRCYLVNHMRVHTNEKPYICEICNKAYTLRSTLARHMRVHKKEKPYSCEICNKGISRKEHLVRHMRVHTKXKPHTCEVCDKVSQNRYLVSHMRVHTKKKP, from the exons ATGCATTTTGCCCCACCCATGGATGATGAAATATTTAGCACAGGAGTCAGTATCAAAGAAGAACTGAGCGAAGATGTCACTGAAGAGACGTTTTTGGACGTTAAAGAAGAACCATTTGATTATGGAGATGAAAACAGTGGAAACAAGTGCTCATCACATGGGGATCAGGCGATGCACAAGAAAAGTCTTAATCAAAATACACTATTGAAAGCGGAAGTCACCTTGAAACGTTTTGTATGTGAGGTGTGTGGCAAAAAATTCTCCCGCAAGAGTCACATCAACACTCATATGAAAGTTcacacaaaggagaagccatacagCT CAAGGCACATGATAGTACATACAAAGAAGAAGCCACACATCTGCGAGATTTGCAACAAGAACTTCTCATATAAAAGTAGTCTAGTGATCCATATGCGAATACATACAAATGAGAAACAatacagctgtgagatttgcagtGAGGCCTTCTCATATAAAAGTGGTTTAGCGAACCATATGCGAGTGCATACAAATAAGCACTATAGCTGTGAGATTTGCAATATGGCATTTTCATGGAGATGTTACCTAGTAAATcatatgagagtacatacaaatgAGAAGCCATACATCTGCGAGATTTGCAATAAAGCCTACACTCTTAGAAGTACACTAGCAAGACACATGAGAGTACATAAAAAGGAGAAGCCatacagctgtgagatttgcaatAAGGGGATCTCAAGGAAAGAGCATCTGGTGAGGCACATGAGGGTACATACAAAATAGAAGCCCCATACCTGTGAGGTTTGCGATAAAGTCTCACAGAATCGTTACCTAGTGTcacacatgagagtacatacaaaaaaGAAGCCATAG